The DNA region TTTTTTGTTTTTAACACTATTCGTTCAAAATCTCTCAAAATCGAAGATTTTGAGCACGAAAACAAGTTTTTCGTAAGCTTTGATTTTTGTATGTTTTAATTTTTGCCGGTTTGATAAAATTTGTTATAATCAACATTTAATCTTTTTGCGGTTTCATATGCTTTTTGTGCATTTTCAGCACGGATAGTTATACGCTGAAAATTTTGAGGGCCATGAATTACCCAGCAATTTTTATTTTCAAAATCTCTGAATTTATAGTTGTTCCTATCTGTTTTATAGTCACCTACAGGTATCTCAAGTGCGTGGTATTGCATGATTCTTTTTTGAACTTCTTTAGAATTCCATTTACCTGTAGCCATATCTACAAGTTCGTGCATGGGGCTTATGTTGGTCGAAGCTGCTGTTAAGTATCGTGTACCGCTGGGCCGTGTGTTTATTTCTATAAAATAATTGATCCCTGTTTCATCAATAATTATGTCAATATCAATTACTCCTTCTGATCCCAAACTATCAGCAATCTTTCCAGCTACCTGTCTTATATCTTCATTTCTTTGATTTTCTATATTTAAAGGAGCAGTTTTTAATTTATCAAGGGGATGAGTACCTTCAAGAGTTGTTTTTCCTTTATAAACTGGAACAAGAGGAACAGTTTCATTTTTCCATCTTAAAACTTCAATGGATACTTCTGTACCTTCAACAAACTCTTCTACAAATGCTCCCTCAAAATCATTGATGCAGCTTCTAAGATCATCTTCACTCACTGCAATTTTTACTCCACTACCTCCCTGGCCTTCTAACTGCTTTAATACAGCAGGTAATGAAATTTCGGAGATATTTTTAGAGATTTTACTAAATGAAGGAGTTTTGACGTGGTTTTTAATAAAGAATTCCTTTGTTTTAAGCTTATCTCTTGATATAGAAACAGCATCTAATGGGGATGCAATAACAGGTAATCCATAATTTTTTTCTAAATCTTCTTTTAATTTTGCAATTTCAAAAAGAGGTTTATCTATCCCTATAAGAGGTACAACTGCATCTACATCTTCTTTAAGTGCAATTTCTTTAGGTCCTTCCATTCCTCTTGGAACGATATAATGAGCATCAGGAAGATCTAGATTTTTAGAATCTGGATTAGATTCTGTTACTATGCTTTTAATTCCTTCTTTTTTTGTATATGCTGCAATATCATCAAAAAGTCTTGCCCCTATAAATAGTATCTTCATTTTATCACTGGAAATCACTTAACATTAATCTTTAGTAATACTGGCTTTATTTAACGTATTATTTCATAACATTAACAGTTTTGTTTTTTCTTACTTAAAAATATTTGATTTGCTTTTTAATTTTTAGATAGTTTAATTGGGATTAAATATAAAGATTAATAGTTATGAATAATTCCGCCAAATTTAATAAATTTGAATGTCATATACTAAACTGGTGATATTATGGTACATGAAGAAGGACATGAGGCTATTAAAAAAGCTAGAAAATTAATGGGCTTTTCTCCAGACATACTAGACATGTATGAAAAATTAAATCCCAAACTTCTGGATGTAATAAGTGAGTTCGATGATATAATTTTAAAAGATGGTGCACTTCCAACTAAAACAAAAAGATTGATAGCACTTGGAATTATTATTTCTGGTAAATGTGGTTACTGTGTTGAACAGCAGTTGCATGCTGCTATTAATGCAGGAGCAACAAAAGAAGAAATAGCAGATTTACTCGGAGTAGTTTTACTCACATCAGGAGCCCCTGCATTAGCTAATTGTAGAGATATTGTCTCAGATGTCATTAAAAAGCTTTAAATAATTAAAATTACGTATTAGATACTCCTTAAAACTAGATTATAAGCTTTAAAATCGTTAACCACTTAAAATTATTAAAAATTCAGTCAAAATTTTCTTTAATCACTTTATCAAATGTAACTAAAACTTCTCCAATACTTTTTTCAACTTCTTTTGAAATGGGCTCTGCAAAACCCATGCTTTTTGGTTGAATTCCTAACAGTATTATCTGTGCGTCTAATGTAGTTTCCATATATTTTATTAAAAAAGATATGGGCATGGCATGTGTTGAAATATTATAGTTTGCAATTTCTTCCTTCTCCACCACACGGATATATCCTGGTTCTTTTTTCATATCCACAGCATCAACTAAAATTATGTGAGTGGGGTTTTCTTTTCTTATTAATCCAGTATAATTTTCAGGGACAGTTCCTCCATCAAAAACAACAATATTTTCATTTTTATCAAATAATAATAATGATTTTTGAGCTATAATGACTCCAAGAGCATCATCACCTTTTATTTCATTACCAATGCCTAAAATTACTATTTTTTTATATTCTCTAAGAAACTTTTTCAATTCTGGTTTTAATACTATCTAATCCACCACCCATTTTATAGTTCAATTTAACTTTTATGATATCTCCTATATCTACCTTGATTTTTTCAGTTGGAATAAGCAGTGGTGGATTGAGCATTGGAGTTGGCCCGCAGATCAGGTGGTCAGTTAGTAAAGTAAAAGTGGTGATTTTAAT from Methanobacterium bryantii includes:
- a CDS encoding ATP-grasp domain-containing protein is translated as MKILFIGARLFDDIAAYTKKEGIKSIVTESNPDSKNLDLPDAHYIVPRGMEGPKEIALKEDVDAVVPLIGIDKPLFEIAKLKEDLEKNYGLPVIASPLDAVSISRDKLKTKEFFIKNHVKTPSFSKISKNISEISLPAVLKQLEGQGGSGVKIAVSEDDLRSCINDFEGAFVEEFVEGTEVSIEVLRWKNETVPLVPVYKGKTTLEGTHPLDKLKTAPLNIENQRNEDIRQVAGKIADSLGSEGVIDIDIIIDETGINYFIEINTRPSGTRYLTAASTNISPMHELVDMATGKWNSKEVQKRIMQYHALEIPVGDYKTDRNNYKFRDFENKNCWVIHGPQNFQRITIRAENAQKAYETAKRLNVDYNKFYQTGKN
- a CDS encoding carboxymuconolactone decarboxylase family protein — protein: MVHEEGHEAIKKARKLMGFSPDILDMYEKLNPKLLDVISEFDDIILKDGALPTKTKRLIALGIIISGKCGYCVEQQLHAAINAGATKEEIADLLGVVLLTSGAPALANCRDIVSDVIKKL
- the hycI gene encoding hydrogenase maturation peptidase HycI; its protein translation is MKKFLREYKKIVILGIGNEIKGDDALGVIIAQKSLLLFDKNENIVVFDGGTVPENYTGLIRKENPTHIILVDAVDMKKEPGYIRVVEKEEIANYNISTHAMPISFLIKYMETTLDAQIILLGIQPKSMGFAEPISKEVEKSIGEVLVTFDKVIKENFD